A genomic window from Maridesulfovibrio sp. includes:
- a CDS encoding phenylacetate--CoA ligase has product MIFDVDKETMPREELEELQLRRLKQLCERVYANVPFYNNKFKEKGIEPKDINSLSDLTKLPFTEKQDLRNHYPFGLFAVSRENIVRIHSSSGTTGKATVVGYTKRDIKNWADMMARSFAIAGATPEDSIHNAYGYGLFTGGLGAHYGAEALGATIIPVSGGGTRRQIMLLKDFGADVICCTPSYALFLHETGKEMGIDFEKLPLRIGIFGAEPWTESMRRDIENKLKIKALDIYGLSEIMGPGVAMECAEEQNGLHIMEDHFLPEIINPETGEHVQPGEAGELVITTLTKEGIPLIRYRTRDLTRLNYTTCRCGRTFARMQRIMGRSDDMLIIRGVNVFPSQIESILIETEGLSPHYQLVVERDGNLDILTVKVEISGASFSDEIKNLQRLERKIQKTIKEFLGVTARVKLVEPKSIERSVGKAQRILDLRKQDQ; this is encoded by the coding sequence ATGATCTTCGATGTAGACAAGGAAACAATGCCGAGGGAAGAGCTGGAGGAATTACAGCTCAGACGTTTAAAACAACTTTGTGAACGAGTTTACGCAAACGTCCCCTTCTATAATAACAAGTTCAAGGAAAAAGGTATTGAGCCGAAAGATATCAACTCCCTTTCCGACCTCACAAAGCTCCCTTTTACTGAAAAACAGGACCTTCGTAACCACTATCCCTTCGGCCTGTTCGCTGTTTCCCGCGAAAACATTGTCCGCATCCACTCCTCTTCCGGCACTACCGGTAAAGCAACTGTTGTCGGCTACACCAAGCGTGATATCAAGAACTGGGCGGATATGATGGCCCGCTCATTTGCCATTGCCGGAGCAACACCGGAAGACAGTATCCACAATGCTTACGGATACGGTCTTTTCACCGGGGGCCTCGGCGCGCATTACGGGGCGGAAGCACTGGGCGCGACCATCATCCCGGTCTCCGGCGGTGGAACCCGTCGTCAGATCATGCTGCTTAAGGATTTCGGCGCAGATGTAATCTGCTGTACACCTTCCTACGCCCTGTTCCTGCACGAAACCGGTAAGGAAATGGGCATTGATTTTGAGAAACTGCCCCTGAGGATCGGTATCTTCGGCGCTGAGCCATGGACCGAATCCATGCGCCGGGATATCGAGAACAAGCTTAAAATTAAAGCCCTCGACATCTACGGACTTTCTGAAATCATGGGTCCCGGTGTCGCCATGGAATGTGCTGAAGAACAAAATGGCCTGCACATTATGGAAGACCATTTCCTTCCCGAAATAATCAACCCCGAAACAGGAGAACATGTTCAGCCGGGCGAAGCCGGAGAACTGGTCATCACTACCCTGACTAAAGAAGGTATCCCGCTCATCCGCTACAGGACCCGCGACCTGACGCGCCTTAATTACACCACCTGCCGCTGCGGAAGGACCTTCGCCCGCATGCAACGCATAATGGGACGCAGTGACGACATGCTCATCATCCGCGGCGTAAACGTATTCCCGTCCCAGATCGAATCCATCCTCATCGAAACGGAAGGACTCTCCCCGCACTACCAACTGGTGGTTGAGCGTGACGGCAACCTCGATATCCTGACTGTTAAAGTCGAAATTTCCGGTGCCTCCTTCTCCGATGAAATTAAAAATTTACAGCGACTCGAAAGAAAGATACAAAAAACTATTAAAGAATTCCTCGGCGTAACCGCCCGGGTCAAACTCGTGGAACCCAAATCAATTGAGCGTTCCGTAGGCAAGGCTCAGAGAATTTTAGACCTGCGTAAACAGGACCAGTAA
- a CDS encoding ACT domain-containing protein, giving the protein MKCDQLSIFLENRAGRLAEVTRLLTENKVNIRALSLADTSDFGILRLIVSDFETAQTVLKDAGFTVGKTSVVAVVVDDQPGGLHNLLEMLRGSGINVEYMYAFVHQSGSNAVIIFRFDRTDQAIELLNEKQIKMIPSEELCKL; this is encoded by the coding sequence ATGAAATGTGACCAGCTATCAATATTTTTAGAAAACCGTGCCGGAAGACTCGCCGAAGTAACCCGTCTGCTTACTGAAAACAAAGTAAACATCCGGGCTCTCTCCTTGGCCGATACTTCCGACTTCGGTATCCTGCGACTCATAGTCTCCGACTTTGAAACTGCGCAGACAGTACTCAAAGACGCGGGTTTCACCGTAGGCAAAACCTCCGTTGTCGCCGTTGTAGTCGACGACCAGCCCGGCGGACTGCACAACCTGCTCGAAATGCTTCGCGGTTCCGGTATCAACGTGGAATACATGTACGCATTTGTACACCAGTCCGGCTCAAATGCCGTAATCATTTTCCGCTTTGACCGTACCGATCAGGCAATTGAACTGCTCAATGAAAAGCAGATCAAGATGATCCCCAGCGAAGAACTCTGTAAGCTTTAA
- a CDS encoding ClbS/DfsB family four-helix bundle protein, which translates to MSSIPKNKEELENAIKTAAEKLFADYRTIPHECSRVPGVEGNVKGTEISVCDTVAYLLGWGILVIKWHTLKSRGEKIDFPESGYNWNQLGDLATNFHEQYKDWTYEKLLDEYETTLKKILTIISRTSNKDLYEKTWYKKYTFGRMIQFNTSSPMKNIRTKIRRFKRAKSL; encoded by the coding sequence ATGTCATCAATACCCAAGAATAAAGAAGAGCTGGAAAATGCCATAAAAACAGCGGCAGAAAAATTATTCGCAGACTATAGGACAATTCCGCATGAATGCTCCCGCGTTCCCGGAGTTGAGGGAAACGTGAAAGGGACTGAAATTTCTGTCTGCGATACTGTCGCCTACCTTTTGGGCTGGGGCATACTGGTTATTAAGTGGCACACATTGAAGTCGCGGGGTGAAAAGATCGATTTTCCTGAATCTGGATACAACTGGAACCAGCTTGGAGACTTAGCTACCAATTTCCATGAACAGTACAAAGACTGGACCTACGAAAAATTGCTCGATGAATATGAAACAACTCTGAAAAAAATACTCACCATCATATCCCGGACCAGCAATAAAGATTTATATGAAAAGACGTGGTATAAAAAATATACTTTTGGCCGGATGATCCAATTCAACACATCCTCGCCGATGAAAAATATTCGAACCAAGATCAGGAGGTTCAAAAGGGCTAAAAGTCTATAA